The proteins below come from a single Kitasatospora sp. NBC_00315 genomic window:
- a CDS encoding YIP1 family protein produces the protein MAGNRYDNGPGADPRGWTAPPGGHPQQQYGQTGGPEYFTAPQRPGPAAGTPGGSGASGNGAAGAAASGTDGYGPPQGPYDPRAPYTPAPGPPQGAFDPYASDQPGHTRAFPTGEGAPYGDGYPQQGYPQQGHGQDGYDPSGYGQDGYAPEYGQDNVAVYRAGGQSAPHVSGPRPRWRELLTGIYRSPSATFDRARDHQVWLPALTVSAVYGVLAVLGLGLTRDDVLDSTFTVALTALAAAAVVFSVAGAMLGAVTYGLARQFGGDGPWQSTVGLAVLIGWTTDAPRLLLALFLPADNVVVQAVGWATWVLCAVLLTTMVRRVHDLPWGKAAGAASLQLLALLVLIKLPTLG, from the coding sequence GTGGCTGGCAATCGATACGACAACGGTCCGGGCGCCGACCCCCGGGGGTGGACGGCTCCCCCTGGGGGGCACCCGCAGCAGCAGTACGGGCAGACGGGCGGACCCGAGTACTTCACGGCGCCCCAACGCCCCGGCCCCGCCGCGGGGACGCCCGGTGGATCTGGCGCGTCCGGGAACGGCGCGGCCGGTGCGGCCGCGTCCGGGACGGACGGCTACGGGCCGCCGCAGGGACCGTACGACCCCCGGGCCCCGTACACCCCTGCGCCCGGGCCCCCGCAGGGCGCTTTCGACCCGTACGCCTCGGACCAGCCCGGCCACACCCGGGCCTTCCCGACCGGGGAGGGCGCCCCGTACGGCGACGGCTACCCCCAGCAGGGGTACCCACAGCAGGGCCACGGCCAGGACGGCTACGACCCGAGCGGCTACGGCCAGGACGGCTACGCGCCCGAGTACGGCCAGGACAACGTCGCCGTCTACCGGGCCGGCGGCCAGTCCGCCCCGCACGTCTCGGGGCCCCGGCCGCGCTGGCGCGAGCTGCTGACCGGCATCTACCGCTCGCCGTCCGCCACCTTCGACCGCGCCCGGGACCACCAGGTCTGGCTGCCGGCGCTCACGGTCTCGGCGGTCTACGGCGTACTCGCCGTGCTCGGCCTCGGCCTGACCCGCGACGACGTGCTCGACTCGACCTTCACCGTCGCGCTGACCGCCCTCGCCGCCGCGGCCGTCGTCTTCAGCGTCGCCGGCGCGATGCTGGGCGCCGTCACCTACGGGCTGGCCCGGCAGTTCGGCGGCGACGGCCCCTGGCAGTCGACGGTCGGCCTGGCCGTCCTGATCGGCTGGACCACCGACGCGCCCCGCCTGCTGCTCGCCCTGTTCCTGCCGGCCGACAACGTGGTCGTCCAGGCGGTCGGCTGGGCCACCTGGGTGCTCTGCGCCGTCCTGCTGACCACCATGGTCCGCCGGGTCCACGACCTGCCCTGGGGCAAGGCCGCCGGGGCCGCCTCGCTGCAGCTGCTGGCCCTGCTCGTCCTCATCAAGCTGCCGACGCTGGGCTGA
- a CDS encoding (Fe-S)-binding protein, which translates to MQLAAIVISLVTTVIGTALAARAAAYIYQVVKTGQPDSTRTGNPVARTRTVAVEFLGHTRMNRWGVVGVAHWFVAVGFFTLISTLVTAFGQLFDAEWVIPVIGHWLPFEIFTELVGALTTLGIATLIVIRLLSLPGRAGRKSRFAGSIAWQAFYVEYTILGIGICIMVLRGLEGALAGVQSYEAAYLISYPLVVAFRGLSRGTLENLIYLFAMLKICISFAWAITIGVNPSMGVAWHRFLAFFNIFFKREEDGDVALGALRPMTSGGAPIDFEDPADDAVFGVSQVEHFSWKGILDFSTCTECGRCQSQCPAWNTGKPLSPKLLIMSLREHAFAKAPYLLAGGGKDAEGNEIATAEQLKDVPAAALAEAERPLVGTAEENGVIDPDVLWSCTSCGACVEQCPVDIEHIDHIVDMRRYQVMIESSFPTEAGTMLKNLENKGNPWGMATKARLDWVKELKKETGIEVPVIGEDIDPAEVEYLYWVGCAGALEDRAKKTTKAFAELLHTAGVKFAILGKEETCSGDSPRRLGNEFLFQMLGAQNVETLNAALEDAPTKRIVATCPHCFNTIANEYPQLGGHFEVIHHTQLLQHLIDEGRLLPVNPVEGLITYHDPCYLGRHNKVYSPPREIMDKVPGLRQQEMHRHKERGFCCGAGGARMWMEERIGKRINNERVDEALSLNPDIVSTACPFCLVMLSDSVNGKKASNGGATGEGAVKEHLKVVDVAQLLLDSVKALPGAEAQSETVDA; encoded by the coding sequence CCGCGCTCGCCGCCCGTGCGGCCGCGTACATCTACCAGGTGGTGAAGACCGGCCAACCGGACTCCACCCGCACCGGCAACCCGGTCGCCCGGACCAGGACGGTGGCGGTCGAGTTCCTCGGCCACACCCGGATGAACCGGTGGGGCGTCGTCGGCGTCGCCCACTGGTTCGTCGCGGTCGGCTTCTTCACCCTGATCAGCACCCTGGTGACCGCCTTCGGCCAGCTCTTCGACGCCGAGTGGGTCATCCCGGTGATCGGCCACTGGCTGCCGTTCGAGATCTTCACCGAGCTGGTCGGCGCCCTCACCACGCTGGGCATCGCCACCCTGATCGTGATCCGCCTGCTCAGCCTGCCCGGCCGGGCCGGCCGCAAGTCGCGCTTCGCCGGCTCGATCGCCTGGCAGGCCTTCTACGTCGAGTACACGATCCTCGGCATCGGCATCTGCATCATGGTGCTGCGCGGTCTGGAGGGCGCCCTCGCGGGCGTCCAGTCGTACGAGGCCGCCTACCTGATCTCCTACCCGCTGGTGGTGGCCTTCCGGGGCCTGTCGCGCGGGACGTTGGAGAACCTGATCTACCTGTTCGCGATGCTGAAGATCTGCATCTCCTTCGCGTGGGCGATCACCATCGGCGTCAACCCGTCGATGGGCGTGGCCTGGCACCGCTTCCTCGCCTTCTTCAACATCTTCTTCAAGCGCGAGGAGGACGGCGACGTGGCGCTGGGCGCGCTGCGCCCGATGACCAGCGGGGGCGCCCCGATCGACTTCGAGGACCCGGCCGACGACGCCGTCTTCGGCGTCTCCCAGGTCGAGCACTTCTCCTGGAAGGGCATCCTCGACTTCTCCACCTGCACCGAGTGCGGCCGTTGCCAGTCGCAGTGCCCCGCCTGGAACACCGGCAAGCCGCTGTCCCCCAAGCTGCTGATCATGAGCCTGCGCGAGCACGCCTTCGCCAAGGCGCCGTACCTGCTGGCCGGCGGCGGCAAGGACGCCGAGGGCAACGAGATCGCCACGGCCGAGCAGCTCAAGGACGTCCCCGCGGCCGCGCTGGCCGAGGCCGAGCGCCCGCTGGTCGGCACCGCCGAGGAGAACGGCGTCATCGACCCGGACGTGCTCTGGTCCTGCACCAGCTGCGGCGCCTGCGTCGAGCAGTGCCCGGTGGACATCGAGCACATCGACCACATCGTCGACATGCGCCGGTACCAGGTGATGATCGAGAGCTCCTTCCCGACCGAGGCCGGGACGATGCTCAAGAACCTGGAGAACAAGGGCAACCCGTGGGGCATGGCCACCAAGGCCCGCCTCGACTGGGTGAAGGAGCTCAAGAAGGAGACCGGCATCGAGGTGCCGGTGATCGGTGAGGACATCGACCCCGCCGAGGTCGAGTACCTCTACTGGGTCGGCTGCGCCGGCGCCCTGGAGGACCGCGCGAAGAAGACCACCAAGGCCTTCGCCGAGCTGCTGCACACCGCGGGCGTCAAGTTCGCGATCCTCGGCAAGGAGGAGACCTGCTCCGGCGACTCCCCCCGCCGCCTCGGCAACGAGTTCCTGTTCCAGATGCTCGGCGCGCAGAACGTCGAGACGCTGAACGCCGCGCTGGAGGACGCCCCGACCAAGCGGATCGTGGCCACCTGCCCGCACTGCTTCAACACCATCGCCAACGAGTACCCGCAGCTGGGCGGCCACTTCGAGGTCATCCACCACACCCAGCTGCTGCAGCACCTGATCGACGAGGGCCGACTGCTGCCGGTCAACCCGGTCGAGGGCCTGATCACCTACCACGACCCCTGCTACCTGGGCCGGCACAACAAGGTCTACAGCCCGCCGCGCGAGATCATGGACAAGGTCCCCGGTCTGCGCCAGCAGGAGATGCACCGTCACAAGGAGCGCGGCTTCTGCTGCGGCGCGGGCGGCGCGCGGATGTGGATGGAGGAGCGGATCGGCAAGCGCATCAACAACGAGCGGGTGGACGAGGCGCTCTCCCTCAACCCCGACATCGTCTCCACCGCCTGCCCGTTCTGCCTCGTGATGCTCTCCGACTCGGTGAACGGCAAGAAGGCGTCGAACGGCGGCGCCACGGGCGAGGGCGCCGTGAAGGAGCACCTGAAGGTCGTCGACGTCGCCCAGCTGCTGCTGGACTCCGTCAAGGCCCTGCCGGGCGCCGAGGCGCAGAGCGAGACCGTCGACGCCTGA
- the dcd gene encoding dCTP deaminase: protein MLLSDKDIRAEIDKGRVVIDPFDPSMVQPSSIDVRLDRFFRVFENHRYPHIDPSEEQPDLTRLVEPEGDEAFILHPGEFVLASTYEVITLPDDVASRLEGKSSLGRLGLLTHSTAGFIDPGFSGHVTLELSNVATLPIKLYPGMKIGQLCLVRLSSPSEHPYGSERYGSRYQGQRGPTASRSHLNFHRSQV, encoded by the coding sequence GTGCTGCTCTCTGACAAGGACATTCGTGCCGAGATCGACAAGGGCCGGGTCGTCATCGACCCCTTCGACCCTTCGATGGTCCAGCCTTCAAGCATCGACGTTCGCTTGGACCGCTTCTTCCGGGTGTTCGAGAACCACCGCTACCCGCACATCGACCCCTCGGAGGAGCAGCCGGATCTGACCCGGCTGGTCGAGCCCGAGGGCGACGAGGCGTTCATCCTGCACCCGGGTGAGTTCGTGCTGGCGTCGACGTACGAGGTCATCACGCTGCCCGACGACGTCGCCTCCCGGCTGGAGGGCAAGTCGAGCCTCGGCCGGCTCGGGCTGCTCACGCACTCCACGGCCGGATTCATCGACCCCGGGTTCAGCGGGCACGTCACGTTGGAGCTGTCCAACGTCGCGACCCTGCCGATCAAGCTCTACCCGGGCATGAAGATCGGCCAGCTCTGCCTGGTCCGGCTCTCCTCGCCGTCCGAGCACCCGTACGGCTCCGAGCGCTACGGCTCGCGCTACCAGGGCCAGCGCGGCCCGACGGCCTCGCGCTCGCACCTGAACTTCCACCGCTCCCAGGTCTGA
- a CDS encoding DUF262 domain-containing protein, with protein sequence MTEQAFGIDKIQLVKLLRRVAEGEAQLPEFQRGWVWPDHNIIGLLASISRGYPVGTLMLLQTGGDVRFKCRPVEGATPPPGAEPDTLILDGQQRMTSLFQSLMLGKPVETQNQRKQRISGWFYVDMVKALDPQLDREDAIRLLPADRVVRTFRGDPVEDCSTPEKEYAARLFPLSQLFANRDWSYGYEDYWKARGEDGRKWWRDFEEAFVRPFELYQVPVIELGKQTERQAVCQVFEKVNTGGVTLTVFELLTATYAADEFDLRSHWDNVVRAAWKAPEYRVLKEVSNTDFLQAVTLMATAARRVEAATVGVDEERMPRIGCKRKDMLELGLDDYRRFAPLVVQGFKDAAKFLRQQYLFDTKFLPYGTQLIPLAAILSMLGEHAEPAGAQLKLARWYWCGVFGELYGGSTETRFSHDLPETVGWVRGTGAEPRTIRDARFSESRLLTLRTRNSAAYKGIYALLMKEGAVDWRTGEKTEITEYFAEAVDIHHIFPQAWCERENIPRGSYNSIVNKTPLTGRTNRIIGGAAPSSYLPRLAKNAEVEADTVADHIRTHLADPALLAKDDFAGFFNARQRALVEAIEKATGKAVVAEDGYPTTDPVDEGDED encoded by the coding sequence GTGACGGAGCAAGCATTCGGGATCGACAAGATCCAGCTGGTCAAACTGCTGCGGCGGGTGGCCGAGGGCGAAGCGCAGCTGCCGGAGTTCCAACGCGGCTGGGTGTGGCCGGACCACAACATCATCGGCCTGCTCGCCTCGATCTCTCGCGGATACCCGGTCGGCACCCTCATGTTGCTGCAGACCGGCGGTGACGTCCGTTTCAAGTGCCGCCCGGTTGAGGGCGCCACCCCGCCCCCGGGCGCCGAACCGGACACCCTGATCCTCGATGGCCAGCAGCGGATGACCTCGCTCTTCCAGTCGCTCATGCTCGGCAAGCCGGTCGAGACACAGAACCAGCGCAAGCAGCGGATCTCCGGCTGGTTCTACGTCGACATGGTCAAGGCCCTCGACCCCCAGCTGGACCGCGAGGACGCCATCCGCCTGCTGCCGGCGGACCGGGTGGTGCGCACCTTCCGGGGCGATCCCGTCGAGGACTGCTCGACTCCGGAGAAGGAGTACGCGGCCAGGCTCTTCCCGCTCTCCCAGCTCTTCGCCAACCGCGACTGGAGCTACGGCTACGAGGACTACTGGAAGGCGCGGGGCGAGGACGGCCGCAAGTGGTGGCGGGACTTCGAGGAGGCCTTCGTCCGCCCCTTCGAGCTCTACCAGGTACCGGTGATCGAACTCGGGAAGCAGACCGAGCGTCAGGCCGTCTGCCAGGTCTTCGAGAAGGTCAACACCGGCGGCGTCACACTCACTGTCTTCGAGCTGCTCACCGCCACCTACGCCGCCGACGAGTTCGACCTGCGCAGCCACTGGGACAACGTGGTCCGGGCCGCGTGGAAAGCGCCGGAGTACCGCGTCCTCAAGGAGGTTTCCAACACCGACTTCCTGCAGGCCGTCACGCTGATGGCGACGGCCGCCCGGCGGGTCGAGGCGGCTACCGTCGGGGTCGACGAGGAACGGATGCCCCGGATCGGCTGCAAGCGCAAGGACATGCTGGAACTGGGTCTCGACGACTACCGCCGCTTCGCGCCACTGGTCGTCCAGGGCTTCAAGGACGCCGCCAAGTTCCTTCGCCAGCAGTACCTCTTCGACACCAAGTTCCTGCCCTACGGCACCCAGCTGATCCCGCTCGCCGCGATCCTCAGCATGCTCGGCGAGCATGCCGAGCCGGCGGGTGCACAGCTGAAGCTGGCCCGTTGGTACTGGTGCGGTGTCTTCGGCGAGTTGTACGGCGGCTCGACGGAGACCAGGTTCAGCCACGACCTCCCCGAGACCGTGGGCTGGGTGCGCGGCACGGGAGCCGAACCTCGCACCATCCGCGACGCCCGGTTCAGTGAGAGCCGCCTGCTGACATTGCGTACCCGCAACAGCGCCGCCTACAAGGGGATCTACGCCCTGCTGATGAAGGAAGGCGCCGTCGACTGGCGGACCGGTGAGAAGACCGAGATCACCGAGTACTTCGCAGAGGCCGTGGACATCCACCACATCTTCCCGCAGGCGTGGTGCGAGCGGGAGAACATCCCCAGGGGCAGCTACAACTCGATCGTCAACAAGACCCCTCTGACCGGACGCACCAACCGGATCATCGGCGGGGCAGCGCCCTCCTCCTACCTCCCCAGGCTCGCCAAGAATGCCGAGGTAGAGGCGGACACCGTGGCCGACCACATCCGTACCCACCTGGCTGATCCCGCGCTGCTCGCCAAGGATGACTTCGCGGGCTTCTTCAACGCTCGACAGCGGGCCCTGGTCGAGGCGATCGAGAAGGCCACAGGCAAGGCGGTCGTTGCCGAGGACGGGTACCCCACCACCGATCCGGTGGACGAGGGCGACGAAGACTGA
- a CDS encoding metal-dependent hydrolase: MTLSTTHVTFPSGAVSGESPVLAVHPLTDGRYAVVTGATPFHPLDHTWPDQPADTGTLTVDGIELPVVDCLTGAVGPDGGDLLVGADIPVRRGDEEWAWLVLHVLAGDPGDITGRPAALAVDTRRRAALSASHSGCHLLALALNAALAPRWRKDPGRADAFGNPDFDSLAMASSVMDTEASTDTYRLGKSLRKKGFTAEATDELPALADALPALTAAVNDLLAAWVAADAAVRIEAPGPELTARRQWHCELPEGPATIFCGGTHLGHLGELAELRTELRLTEDGGELTAITRPKRA; encoded by the coding sequence ATGACCCTCTCCACCACCCATGTCACCTTCCCGTCCGGGGCGGTGTCCGGCGAGTCACCCGTGCTCGCGGTCCACCCGCTGACGGACGGCCGGTACGCCGTCGTCACCGGCGCCACCCCGTTCCACCCGCTCGACCACACCTGGCCCGACCAGCCCGCCGACACCGGCACGCTCACCGTCGACGGGATCGAGCTGCCGGTCGTGGACTGCCTCACCGGCGCCGTCGGCCCGGACGGCGGCGACCTGCTGGTCGGCGCGGACATCCCGGTGCGGCGCGGCGACGAGGAGTGGGCCTGGCTGGTCCTGCACGTGCTCGCCGGCGACCCGGGCGACATCACCGGCCGTCCGGCCGCACTCGCCGTCGACACCCGGCGCCGGGCCGCACTCAGCGCCTCGCACAGCGGCTGCCACCTGCTCGCCCTGGCCCTCAACGCCGCCCTCGCCCCGCGCTGGCGCAAGGATCCGGGCCGCGCCGACGCCTTCGGCAACCCGGACTTCGACAGCCTCGCGATGGCGTCCTCGGTGATGGACACCGAGGCGAGCACCGACACCTACCGGCTCGGCAAGTCGCTGCGGAAGAAGGGCTTCACGGCCGAGGCCACCGACGAGCTGCCCGCCCTCGCCGATGCGCTGCCCGCCCTCACCGCGGCCGTCAACGACCTGCTCGCCGCCTGGGTCGCCGCCGACGCCGCCGTCCGCATCGAGGCCCCCGGCCCCGAGCTGACCGCCCGCCGCCAGTGGCACTGCGAGCTGCCCGAGGGCCCCGCCACGATCTTCTGCGGCGGCACCCACCTGGGCCACCTCGGCGAACTGGCGGAGCTCCGCACCGAGCTGCGCCTGACCGAGGACGGCGGCGAGCTGACCGCGATCACCCGTCCCAAGCGCGCCTGA